DNA from Ciona intestinalis unplaced genomic scaffold, KH HT000016.2, whole genome shotgun sequence:
ttgttttttttcggtttcaattattttattgggcAACGCGTGTCTGCCTATTATAACTACCACTCTCGTGCCTTTTTTATGAATCATGTCCATTTTGGCAATGAGTCAACGCGTGTTTCAACTTCAGCtaaaacttgtttgtttttagaaGAGTGTACTTGGTCAGAATGGACGCATTGGACAGCGTGCACGGCTACATGTGGATACGAGGGCGTAAACACTCGGCACAAATTGAAAGTCCCAACTGCTGCATCGTGTAGTGATACTAATTGCACTGGTAGCAGGAATGTGATACAGCACTGTAATCAAAGGTGTTGCCCCATTAATTGTGAATGGTCGACATGGCGGGAAGATAGGTGTTCTGTGTCGTGTGGTAATGGTACAACTAGGCAGAGAAGAGTGTTTCAAATCTCCCCCACCTGCGACGGTAAGCTTTGCATTGGAAACAATACCCGTGAAGTCACTTGCAACCCAAGAGAGTGCCCAAGGTACGACATTATatttgtaggtttttattatttttaataagacGGTGCAGGCGGGAAGTGCTATAGGATACCGTGttgttttttacttgtttcaCACTATATTCCCATACGCCGCGCCATCGAAAAAGTGGTTATATAGCGCCCCCGCCTCTAACCCATTACGGTGGCGAGGTTTGATGATACTCTTTTTGTGaatgtatgtgtctttggggaaacacaacgacaattgttccaaccaaGCAATGGGTTGACTAAAATGCCACCCAAAAAATCTCACACAAGGTTACTTATGTGGTAGCTTGTAGAGCATTAACCTCGAACACCTATGTACAATATAGTCCATTGCAACTTTATCATTATTTCTTACAGACTGGTTGTATGTCACAATACTGATTGCTGTCAAAGGTGTTTTCGGGGAGAAAATAATTCACAGTGTCCCTCTAACTGTGTGGAAGGTAAGATTCTGTGAGAAAGTAATATTAGTTGATTCCTTTTGTGTCATATACTCCAATAAAGCATTGCCATCTCATAGAAAACGTAAGTATATATGCGTTTTATACCTGAGGTGccaagttatatatagtagggtggggtaagatgggacacttttagcactgaatatccaaatatcctgatcgtgttttaaacaattaacaacggtccatgggagccgtgaggatacgttatTTATcattctttgactgttcttcgtttactgccATAtaggacgggaaaatagaataaaaaggtgtcccatcttcccccaccctattatatatgttagttactaatataatgttaatagaatgaaagaataagatggtccatgttttatcCATTTAAATAAGCAGTAAACCAAGAATAATTACAAAATGATATAACCtacagaaaaaagttttatttattcatgatCTCCATATTGTCGCGCTTAGTACAAAACGTACAGATAAAACTGCGCATGAATAAGAATAACGATTTTTAGATAATATCATAACAAAATTATCCTTGTAGGTCGTTTATCTGCCATGGGTTCGAGTTGCAGCCGATTAAACAGTTACAAGTTgaacgttttattttattcctttagtgtaaacataattttgttCGGTATTATAAATCTAATTGCAAATTAAATTAAGATTCTGTAAAGCGACACGTGGAAAAACTCTTCAAACGTGCACGActagtattttttgttttattaacccttttgtttagttgtatttttaataaagatgTAAATAAATCGGTAAATTATAGCAAAGGCCTGCTTTAAAAAGCAGtctattttgtttgttaaacaataacaGGCGTGGTATTAAAGTACAGGCCACACAAACCCAATAAACAACAGTTTCTatgtcatatatatttttataaaataaatttgacacTTGTCTGTACCAAACGAAAATGTTGTGAAGAAGCGGTATGACTGGTTGTATTATATCGACTATAGCGACACTTTGTCGATTGTCCACCCAAGAGTTCTCATATACGCCCAGATAAAATCGAAATATGATTAAGCGAGTTTTGATCAccatagtagggcggggggagatgggacacttttagcacatagtattcaaatatcttgattatgtttaaacaattaaaaactatctttgggagtcgtaaggatccgtttttttttaattcttcgatttttctttgtttactaaagcAAACagaacgagaaaattgaatgaaaatgtgtctcatcttcccccaccatactatatagcagtgtaggggtaagatggtctatatatgtttatagcCCGTCGACTATAAAGGACCCGTGTTGattgattaaaatataaacgggaaatatgggatttaggcgCGAACGGTATCCCACCTCACCCCACctaacagtactatattagtCTAGCGAAAACGCGTGttgatgattttttaaatgtatattacGGAGCATGCTGTGCCGCTTCCTTCTTGTATAGACCATGTTAGAAAGTAAGTCTTCTAATACAGTTATGATTAATGTTGTAGAatgga
Protein-coding regions in this window:
- the LOC108950136 gene encoding coadhesin-like, which codes for MKNIMLICVVTSLFISYATARTTLSRQTSRNVGVLQSHCSPRNCTWEWGACSKSCGGGTQSAVQTRPKGRCGLCDMPRNGRTCNTQTCCKKECTWSEWTHWTACTATCGYEGVNTRHKLKVPTAASCSDTNCTGSRNVIQHCNQRCCPINCEWSTWREDRCSVSCGNGTTRQRRVFQISPTCDGKLCIGNNTREVTCNPRECPRLVVCHNTDCCQRCFRGENNSQCPSNCVEGRLSAMGSSCSRLNSYKLNVLFYSFSVNIILFGIINLIAN